The Fimbriimonadaceae bacterium nucleotide sequence GTCGGATGGTTCCATTCGTATCCCCAATCTCGGTTCCGTGCCCGTGAGTGGACTCGGATTAGTGGAGACTCGTACGGCGATCGAAAAGGCCCTCGCTGAACTTGGCAAGCCCTCCGAAGTTCTTGTTCGCCGCATCGTCACAAAAGACCACCCCATCAGCTTTACTGGGGCATTCAGAAAGGCTGGCTCTGTCCAGGCCTGGCGTGATGCGACGCTTGGGGATCTCCTAAGCCTTGCCGTGCCCACTGACCGTGCCGATCTCGAAAATGTAGAGATATGGTCGATTGATGGAAGTCTGCTCTACCTTGATGCGTCGTTATCGGCTTCTGCTGCCCGCAACACGAAGTTAAAGCCCGGCGACCAGGTGTTTGTCGCCGAACTGAGTTCCGTGCCGCAAATCACCATCCTCGGGGCCGTGAATCGGCCCGGTGTGATCACTTACCGTGCCGGGATCACGGCAAAAGAGGCGATTGAATCGGCTGGTGGGTTGATGAATCGTGCGGATGCCGAGAAGATTCGCATCGAAAGGGATGGCAAACCGGTAGACACGATCAACTTTGAACTCAACTACAACGCTCCTCTCAAGTCCGGTGATGTGGTCATCGTGCCTCTTAAGCCGGAGCCGCAGTATGTGACCATCAATGGCGGTGTGAAGAAGCAAGGCTTGCTTGACTTTCGCGAAGGAATGACTCTGTCCGAAGCGATAAAAGCGGCGGGTGGAACAACTGTCCTTGCCGAACTCGGAAAGATATCGATCATGCGTAGGGTAAATGGCGCGTTAACGCGCCAGAAGGTAGACCTGAACAAGATTCGAGAGGGTAAACAAGCAGACATCGTGCTGCAAGCCAACGACTCTATCGACGTCCCTGTAAAGAAGCCGACCGGACCGGCAACCAATCCTCCCGGCAGTGGTGGTGGCGGTGGAATGCAGGAGCCTCAGAGTTGACGGTTCGATGGGACCGCACAAAAGGCCGACCCGAGCCGATCTCCGCACTCAACAAGATTCGTGAAGTCGAGAACGGCGACCCGCTTGTCCCGATTCTGGAATATGCGCCTGAGGTCGTTATCTTCCGAACAACGGTCATCCCATACTTGCGCAAGGTCGTTTGCGAAATGCTTCACCAGGCAAGTGAAAATCTGCCCGAGGGGATGCGACTTGGAGTCATTGACGCATGGCGGCCTTTCGAGCGGCAAGTTCGAATCTATGATTGGATGCTCGCCTGTGCCAAGGTTGCTTATCCTAACCGCGACTACGCTCAGCTTCGCCGCACCATCTTGAGGTTTGTGGCTCCCATCGATCAGCCTACTCCGCCTGGGCACTGCACAGGTGCAGCGGTCGATGTTGTTTTGCTGGACAACGAAGGCGAACAGATCGATGTTTGGGCACCTTACGACAGATTCCGCGCTGCTCCGACCTATTCGTATGGGCTAACACCAGAGGCGACAAAAATGCGGATGATCCTCGTGGAAGCCATGCTTAGTGCAGGCTTTTCTAACTGTCGTGACGAATGGTGGCACTACAGCTATGGTGATGCCGGGTGGGCCGTTCGCATGGCTCAGGAGAACTGCTTTTACGGCAAAGCCGACCTAGATCCTGAGCTCTACACCGAGCAAGAACGACTCTCGCAGGAGTCGTTCAAAACTCGACCTAACCCGTTCATCGAAACGAGCAAGGCTCCTTAGTTCAAGGGCTTATCGGGCGTAGGACCGAACGGAATCGCGTCGGGAATAAACGGCCCTCTCGGCGCGAATCCACCTTGGGTGATGAGGATGGCGTCAACCGCCATGTCCACGCCTTCGGGTGCGCGCA carries:
- a CDS encoding D-alanyl-D-alanine carboxypeptidase family protein; amino-acid sequence: MTVRWDRTKGRPEPISALNKIREVENGDPLVPILEYAPEVVIFRTTVIPYLRKVVCEMLHQASENLPEGMRLGVIDAWRPFERQVRIYDWMLACAKVAYPNRDYAQLRRTILRFVAPIDQPTPPGHCTGAAVDVVLLDNEGEQIDVWAPYDRFRAAPTYSYGLTPEATKMRMILVEAMLSAGFSNCRDEWWHYSYGDAGWAVRMAQENCFYGKADLDPELYTEQERLSQESFKTRPNPFIETSKAP
- a CDS encoding SLBB domain-containing protein, yielding MRQISILIGLLFCLGLAVAHEPRTGYRSRPLNVGDRIEILLSGTAQPPFEALVTSDGSIRIPNLGSVPVSGLGLVETRTAIEKALAELGKPSEVLVRRIVTKDHPISFTGAFRKAGSVQAWRDATLGDLLSLAVPTDRADLENVEIWSIDGSLLYLDASLSASAARNTKLKPGDQVFVAELSSVPQITILGAVNRPGVITYRAGITAKEAIESAGGLMNRADAEKIRIERDGKPVDTINFELNYNAPLKSGDVVIVPLKPEPQYVTINGGVKKQGLLDFREGMTLSEAIKAAGGTTVLAELGKISIMRRVNGALTRQKVDLNKIREGKQADIVLQANDSIDVPVKKPTGPATNPPGSGGGGGMQEPQS